One window from the genome of Acidobacteriota bacterium encodes:
- a CDS encoding ImmA/IrrE family metallo-endopeptidase: MPRLSFDIDWVDAEGINGPELSATWASLQIHAGDSVVTRVLDERAKTVRDFVHVPLYPLAEWLATNWWFLTHEYRNPVKEADPAFRRRHALRSGREGYAFPDLEVVSSGARTLLAWKRNQSLWGRVEFLDEGQVWTDSNEFRESCSDLVDRVIRRLASLGVEGTFLEEEWAAIQTGDKDEIEFCETAAGLGWDPYDLDDEGRENVIWLAELLDGPVLEEAIAALEPVTLKQSTLTIASAIDHAKSNRLSLDRLNCVLPQVLLGSDYVGVYPWDAGYDAARRLRRELDLDGNPLPTDAAIAEALGEDPESLARMRQPVVFQEAPLIDGVITGGEGDNPAFAFRSLDDYHWRFHFCRGIAEVLAPPSTDTLLTRAHSERQQRNRAFAAEFLAPSSGLRKKVSGPVVDAEDIDELAVEFGVSSRVIEHQVVNHGLARVL; the protein is encoded by the coding sequence ATGCCGAGACTTAGTTTCGACATCGATTGGGTGGATGCGGAAGGGATCAATGGCCCTGAATTGTCCGCGACATGGGCGTCTCTTCAAATTCACGCCGGCGACTCGGTTGTTACGCGTGTGCTCGACGAACGGGCCAAGACGGTTCGCGATTTCGTTCACGTACCTCTGTACCCGTTGGCGGAATGGCTGGCCACGAACTGGTGGTTCCTGACACATGAATACCGTAATCCGGTCAAGGAAGCAGATCCTGCGTTCCGTCGCCGACACGCGCTCCGCTCAGGACGGGAGGGGTATGCTTTCCCTGACCTGGAGGTCGTTTCCTCGGGTGCTCGAACGCTCTTGGCCTGGAAGCGTAATCAGTCGTTGTGGGGGAGAGTCGAATTCCTGGACGAGGGGCAAGTCTGGACGGACAGCAACGAATTCCGGGAGAGTTGCTCCGATCTCGTCGATCGAGTGATTCGACGGCTCGCATCTCTTGGAGTCGAAGGCACGTTCCTTGAGGAGGAGTGGGCCGCAATTCAGACGGGGGATAAGGACGAGATTGAATTCTGCGAAACCGCAGCCGGTCTGGGTTGGGATCCTTACGACCTGGATGACGAGGGACGCGAGAACGTGATCTGGCTCGCTGAATTGTTGGATGGGCCGGTACTGGAAGAGGCGATCGCCGCACTTGAGCCGGTGACCCTGAAACAGAGCACGCTTACCATTGCCAGCGCCATCGATCACGCCAAGTCCAACAGACTCAGTTTGGATCGTCTCAATTGCGTTCTTCCGCAAGTCCTGCTGGGATCAGATTATGTTGGCGTCTATCCGTGGGATGCAGGTTACGACGCGGCGCGACGCCTTCGGAGGGAATTGGACCTGGACGGCAATCCGCTACCCACTGATGCCGCCATCGCAGAGGCGCTTGGTGAGGATCCGGAATCTCTTGCACGAATGAGGCAGCCCGTGGTTTTCCAAGAGGCCCCGCTGATCGACGGAGTGATCACCGGCGGTGAAGGAGATAACCCGGCGTTCGCTTTTCGGAGCCTCGATGACTATCACTGGCGGTTCCACTTCTGCCGCGGCATTGCGGAAGTCCTCGCTCCGCCCAGCACGGACACGTTGCTTACGAGAGCACACTCCGAGCGGCAACAGCGTAATCGTGCCTTTGCGGCCGAATTCCTGGCGCCGTCAAGTGGCTTGAGGAAAAAGGTGTCCGGCCCCGTTGTGGATGCCGAGGACATTGATGAGTTGGCCGTAGAATTCGGCGTTTCCTCTCGCGTGATTGAGCACCAAGTCGTAAATCACGGGCTTGCCAGGGTTTTGTGA
- a CDS encoding TonB-dependent receptor has product MQALPKALIPVAIVSLVAMHVPVVAQQQVGGLRVLVTDRTGSVIPGAEVEFGSRVLIRPDFGVSDDQGLVIKNNLPPGTYAVTVRFPGFRTAVNEDVAVQAGRIFAVEIPLEVGGIDSTIIVEAGQAAIDTFKSESASIYTGQRITDAPGGRDFSDYARFTPSVNVEAQAGNVTYRGQNVRGISVDGSSGAENVFYIDGVDTTSMYNGLNNQNLRVETVQEFQLKTAGYEAEFGGAMGGVLSIRTKSGSNDFHGSVLWYGSGSTLTGAPSRRLRLDPSQAVDVAEYVFDAEDDEAINEFGFTLGGPIWRDRIWFFGALLPQVRNRTRSITFTSGETGVFKRKDQLRSTTVKFDFQPAERVRLMSSYVSDRSKWKGGLPHRDGTSNPDFEWEKEGFEHPGYTVTGAMTFTPSPVAILDARWGLNAIQTEQLLGPNQVRHRFPQTPGLIGYSPEDPLYRPRGFSSIGHSASFNTSQDFQKKSTVSLSGNYLATLAGQQHDLRFGWQFNGLAHDVNNAYKFDYVLHYYARPYNTVDGTVRTSVCTGQDGVRYDPCGYYSVRTPFGVVANVATFRHALFFQDAWTINGSLTLNLGLRFEREEIPSFSDLPEFSGAVFKWGFLDKTAPRLGFAYDLLGNAKVKVFGSWARFYDAMKLEMANGSFGGFKWLSNYYLMDDTTLDWTRVGGLSGQGNYPGTFVETRNWRLPSFEDLDPSLKPMRMTGVVAGAEFEAATDYVVSFRYTRKNLDEAIEDVGRQTPAGEAYYITNPGRGLSVDRFLEAGLPATPKPKRTYNAAEFRLRKSIRDSWFADVAYVVSRLYGLYSGLGSSDENGRLSPNVDRDFDLWFLNYDSAGNLIDGPLGTDRTHQLKVNGMWITPWNMAVSGFFRAMSGTPITRTVDLEHVDVIVDNRGSDGRNPFWTQTDLSLVQRFYPFRDETRSFEINFNVINLFNQKTGLRTFRSLYRQSLPLWQPGDPASQVLNGYDYRAIAASQGATQDPRFLQQDRFLDPIAARFGVRFVF; this is encoded by the coding sequence TTGCAAGCGCTCCCGAAGGCCCTGATTCCGGTGGCGATCGTCAGCTTGGTTGCCATGCACGTTCCTGTCGTTGCGCAGCAGCAGGTGGGCGGTCTCCGAGTCCTCGTCACCGACCGGACCGGCAGCGTCATTCCCGGCGCCGAAGTCGAGTTCGGCAGCCGGGTGTTGATCCGGCCGGACTTCGGAGTCTCCGATGATCAGGGATTGGTGATCAAGAACAACCTGCCGCCCGGAACCTACGCGGTGACCGTCCGGTTCCCGGGGTTCCGGACCGCGGTGAACGAAGACGTCGCCGTCCAGGCCGGCCGGATATTTGCCGTTGAGATACCCCTCGAAGTCGGCGGGATCGACAGTACGATCATCGTGGAGGCGGGCCAAGCGGCCATCGATACGTTCAAGAGCGAGTCGGCGTCGATCTACACCGGGCAACGGATCACCGACGCCCCCGGGGGCCGGGACTTCAGCGACTACGCGCGCTTCACGCCGAGCGTCAACGTCGAAGCCCAGGCGGGCAACGTGACCTACCGGGGGCAGAACGTCCGTGGTATCTCCGTCGACGGTTCCTCGGGCGCGGAGAACGTCTTCTATATCGACGGTGTCGATACGACGAGCATGTACAACGGGTTGAACAATCAGAACCTGCGTGTCGAAACGGTGCAGGAGTTCCAATTGAAGACCGCCGGTTACGAGGCGGAGTTCGGCGGCGCCATGGGGGGCGTGCTCAGCATCCGGACCAAGAGCGGATCGAACGACTTTCACGGAAGCGTGCTTTGGTACGGTAGCGGCAGCACACTGACCGGCGCCCCGAGCAGGCGGCTGCGCCTGGACCCGTCCCAGGCCGTCGACGTGGCCGAATACGTGTTCGACGCCGAAGACGATGAGGCGATCAATGAATTTGGCTTCACCCTGGGAGGTCCGATCTGGCGCGACCGCATCTGGTTCTTCGGCGCGCTCCTCCCGCAAGTCCGAAACCGGACGCGCTCCATAACCTTCACATCCGGAGAAACGGGCGTCTTCAAGCGCAAGGATCAGCTCCGTAGCACGACCGTCAAGTTCGATTTCCAACCCGCGGAGAGAGTCCGATTGATGTCCTCATACGTATCGGACCGGTCGAAATGGAAGGGTGGACTGCCCCATCGCGACGGCACCTCCAACCCGGACTTCGAGTGGGAGAAGGAAGGGTTCGAACATCCCGGCTACACGGTGACGGGAGCCATGACCTTCACGCCGTCCCCGGTGGCGATCCTGGATGCCCGTTGGGGACTGAATGCCATTCAAACAGAACAACTGCTGGGGCCGAATCAGGTCCGTCACAGGTTTCCCCAAACCCCGGGACTGATCGGGTATTCGCCGGAAGACCCCCTCTATCGACCACGCGGCTTCTCTTCGATCGGCCATTCGGCAAGCTTCAATACCTCCCAGGATTTCCAGAAAAAGAGCACCGTATCTCTCAGTGGGAACTATCTGGCCACCCTGGCCGGCCAGCAGCATGACCTTCGCTTCGGCTGGCAGTTCAACGGGCTCGCACACGACGTCAACAACGCCTACAAGTTCGACTACGTCCTTCACTACTACGCCCGGCCCTACAACACCGTGGACGGGACCGTCCGGACCAGCGTCTGCACGGGTCAGGACGGCGTGCGCTATGATCCTTGCGGCTACTATTCGGTGAGGACGCCGTTCGGCGTCGTGGCGAACGTCGCCACTTTCCGCCATGCCCTGTTCTTCCAGGACGCCTGGACCATCAACGGCTCCCTCACCCTGAACCTGGGCCTTCGCTTCGAACGCGAAGAGATCCCCTCCTTCAGCGATCTTCCGGAATTTTCCGGAGCCGTCTTCAAGTGGGGCTTTCTGGACAAGACCGCGCCCCGCCTGGGCTTCGCCTATGACCTCCTGGGGAACGCGAAGGTCAAGGTCTTCGGCAGTTGGGCGCGGTTCTACGACGCCATGAAGCTCGAGATGGCCAACGGCTCGTTCGGCGGGTTCAAGTGGTTGAGCAATTACTACCTGATGGACGACACGACGCTGGATTGGACCCGGGTCGGCGGGCTGTCGGGCCAGGGGAACTATCCCGGGACCTTCGTCGAGACCAGGAACTGGAGACTTCCGTCTTTCGAGGATCTGGATCCAAGCCTGAAGCCCATGCGCATGACGGGAGTCGTGGCCGGGGCCGAGTTTGAGGCCGCGACGGACTATGTGGTTTCTTTCCGGTATACGCGAAAGAATCTGGACGAGGCGATCGAGGACGTGGGCCGCCAGACCCCGGCCGGCGAAGCCTACTACATCACCAACCCGGGACGAGGCCTGTCGGTCGACCGTTTCCTGGAAGCGGGGCTGCCGGCCACCCCCAAACCAAAGCGAACCTACAATGCCGCCGAATTCCGCTTGCGCAAGTCCATCCGAGACAGTTGGTTTGCAGACGTCGCCTACGTGGTCTCGAGGCTGTACGGCCTCTATTCGGGCCTGGGAAGCTCCGACGAAAACGGCCGCCTCAGTCCCAACGTCGACCGGGATTTCGATCTCTGGTTCCTGAACTACGACTCCGCCGGCAACCTGATCGACGGACCGCTGGGCACCGACCGAACGCACCAACTCAAGGTCAATGGGATGTGGATCACGCCGTGGAATATGGCCGTGAGCGGCTTTTTCCGCGCCATGAGCGGAACGCCCATCACCCGGACCGTCGACCTGGAACATGTGGATGTCATCGTGGACAATCGCGGCAGCGACGGGCGAAACCCGTTCTGGACCCAGACGGACCTCTCCCTCGTCCAGCGCTTCTACCCTTTCCGGGACGAGACCCGATCGTTCGAGATCAACTTCAACGTCATCAATCTCTTCAACCAGAAGACCGGCTTGCGGACATTTCGAAGCCTGTACCGCCAGTCCCTTCCCTTGTGGCAACCGGGCGATCCCGCCTCGCAGGTCCTGAACGGCTACGACTATCGCGCCATAGCCGCCTCCCAGGGCGCGACCCAGGATCCGCGCTTCCTGCAGCAGGACCGGTTCCTGGACCCGATCGCGGCCCGCTTCGGGGTCCGATTCGTCTTCTGA
- a CDS encoding peptide MFS transporter, whose translation MDPSQTSGGGRRQQTFFGHPRGLSTLFFTEMWERFSYYGMRALLVLFMIDTASGGMGMGKAEAGAVYGLYTFAVYALALPGGWVADRLIGQRRAVLVGGIIIAAGHYALAVPAELTFYVGLGLVALGTGLLKPNVSAIVGDLYTGNDARRDAGFSIFYMGINVGAFLGPGICSFLGEKVDWHLGFGAAGVGMTFAVLQYVLGRRHLAGAGELKGDAAGLQAQARSRGQFLMGLGVVAAAAVALVALTSAGVLTLTVEAVARTVSLSISVLAVLYFSYVILFACRDGLERRRVGLIFVLFIGAAIFWSGFEQAGSSMNLFAKEHTDLMIFSWEFPAGWLQQVNPLLIVMLAPLMGMLWVGLGSRNPSLGVKFAFALAFLGAGFFVMAWGSQYVAAGKVSPVWLVTTYFFHTVGELCLSPVGLSSITKLSPARLVGQMMGTWFMGAALGNLIAGLMAGRLETMTAEELFFNVAVTSVIAGAVFLICARPIRWLAAGVK comes from the coding sequence ATGGACCCATCGCAGACATCCGGCGGCGGCCGCCGGCAACAGACCTTTTTCGGCCATCCCCGGGGACTCTCGACCCTCTTCTTCACCGAAATGTGGGAGCGCTTCAGCTACTACGGCATGAGGGCCCTCCTGGTCCTGTTCATGATCGACACCGCCAGCGGGGGCATGGGCATGGGCAAGGCCGAAGCGGGCGCCGTCTACGGCTTGTACACCTTTGCGGTCTACGCGCTGGCACTCCCCGGAGGGTGGGTGGCCGACCGGCTCATCGGCCAGCGGCGCGCCGTCCTGGTGGGCGGGATCATCATCGCCGCCGGCCATTACGCGCTGGCGGTCCCGGCCGAGCTCACGTTCTACGTGGGGTTGGGATTGGTGGCGCTGGGCACCGGCCTGCTGAAACCCAACGTCAGCGCCATCGTCGGCGACCTCTACACGGGAAACGACGCTCGGCGGGACGCCGGTTTCTCCATCTTCTATATGGGAATCAATGTCGGCGCTTTCCTGGGGCCGGGGATCTGCTCCTTTCTGGGCGAGAAGGTGGATTGGCATCTGGGCTTCGGCGCCGCCGGCGTAGGCATGACCTTCGCCGTGCTGCAGTACGTGCTGGGACGCCGGCACCTGGCCGGGGCCGGCGAACTCAAGGGGGATGCCGCCGGCCTCCAGGCGCAAGCCCGGTCCCGCGGCCAATTCCTGATGGGACTGGGAGTGGTGGCCGCCGCGGCAGTGGCTCTGGTCGCTCTGACGTCGGCGGGGGTCCTGACGCTCACCGTCGAGGCCGTGGCCCGGACCGTCTCCCTCTCGATTTCGGTTCTGGCCGTCCTCTACTTCAGCTACGTGATCCTGTTCGCCTGCAGAGACGGCCTGGAGAGACGCAGGGTGGGTCTCATCTTCGTCCTCTTCATCGGAGCGGCGATCTTCTGGTCCGGCTTCGAGCAGGCCGGCTCCAGCATGAACCTCTTCGCCAAGGAACACACCGACCTGATGATCTTCTCCTGGGAGTTTCCCGCCGGCTGGCTGCAGCAGGTGAATCCCCTGCTGATCGTCATGCTGGCGCCCTTGATGGGGATGCTCTGGGTCGGCCTCGGATCGAGGAATCCGTCCCTGGGGGTCAAGTTCGCCTTCGCGCTCGCCTTTCTGGGAGCCGGTTTTTTCGTCATGGCCTGGGGTTCCCAATACGTCGCCGCCGGCAAGGTGAGCCCGGTGTGGCTGGTGACGACCTACTTTTTTCACACCGTCGGCGAGCTCTGCCTGAGTCCCGTGGGATTGAGCAGCATCACCAAGCTCTCCCCGGCGCGTCTCGTGGGACAGATGATGGGCACCTGGTTCATGGGAGCCGCCCTGGGAAACCTCATCGCCGGGCTCATGGCCGGACGACTCGAGACCATGACCGCCGAGGAGCTGTTCTTCAACGTCGCCGTCACCTCGGTCATCGCCGGGGCCGTGTTCCTGATCTGCGCGCGGCCGATCCGGTGGCTGGCGGCCGGCGTGAAATAG
- a CDS encoding sialidase family protein — protein sequence MNARFHRREFQKRLTLLLGGASLGTIGGCSSGEEGQPASSGPGLGILSVTRGGPDLTVPPDVPEGKSWRYGLIFPFQVAPRMAAAFVNIRIRNGVMAPARSGDDYEVGNDVVLFDDLSRPPSAPAVPVTRNHEQANPNSDPPNQPAIMVKYPMRGGFVPLGAKNPDGSPHPHAGTGFGIDTGLARHPGDPKSAHGGGMYEDAERYQIMEVFQFSYDGGQFRVTGEERVLPTDLVSGWNISNGSLTNAIADGDDLLLGMHASRVAESGEPVPGGSGVLRWRRTNGLWRPVSFVSVTGTDGSTEPSLIRDTNGDLLFSARGKGGTRPHAIRVWRSRDGGETWEKIIHVVGVISSCPITLNQAADGTPYIASNMYLVPLDPIPKRFRIPADTEGRVRGGGWTRQKLYLWPLSDDRTSLEAPILGRHCKAEFGPAPSGSMWRVDHPSSTTVQLADGNWHNVMGYRIHDDVESHELPSPPQTGAYLEEVISAGEPIPNWRF from the coding sequence ATGAACGCTCGATTTCACCGCCGGGAGTTTCAGAAGCGATTGACCCTGCTCCTGGGAGGCGCTTCGCTGGGTACCATCGGCGGGTGCTCTTCGGGAGAGGAGGGACAACCGGCATCCAGCGGCCCCGGCCTCGGGATCCTGAGCGTGACTCGGGGAGGTCCGGACCTGACCGTTCCCCCCGACGTTCCCGAGGGCAAGAGCTGGCGCTACGGACTCATCTTTCCGTTCCAGGTGGCTCCCCGCATGGCCGCCGCCTTCGTCAACATCCGGATCCGCAACGGCGTCATGGCGCCGGCCCGCAGCGGCGACGACTACGAGGTGGGCAACGACGTGGTCCTCTTCGACGACCTCAGCCGTCCCCCTTCCGCACCCGCCGTACCGGTGACCCGAAACCACGAGCAGGCCAATCCCAACTCCGACCCGCCCAACCAGCCCGCCATCATGGTCAAGTACCCCATGAGAGGCGGATTCGTTCCCCTGGGAGCCAAGAACCCGGACGGTTCTCCCCACCCCCACGCCGGGACCGGTTTCGGGATCGACACCGGATTGGCGCGGCACCCGGGCGACCCCAAGAGCGCCCACGGGGGAGGGATGTACGAGGACGCCGAACGTTACCAGATCATGGAGGTCTTCCAGTTCAGCTACGACGGAGGCCAGTTCCGGGTGACCGGCGAGGAGAGGGTTCTCCCCACCGATCTGGTTTCCGGCTGGAACATCAGCAACGGCAGCCTCACCAACGCCATCGCCGACGGGGACGACTTGCTGCTGGGCATGCACGCCTCCAGGGTGGCAGAGTCCGGCGAACCGGTCCCCGGTGGATCCGGCGTCCTGCGCTGGCGGCGGACCAACGGCTTGTGGCGCCCCGTCTCTTTCGTTTCGGTGACCGGCACGGACGGGTCGACCGAGCCCAGCCTGATCCGCGACACCAACGGCGACCTGCTCTTCTCGGCCCGGGGCAAGGGGGGCACACGACCCCACGCCATACGCGTCTGGCGCTCCCGGGACGGTGGTGAGACCTGGGAAAAGATCATTCACGTGGTGGGCGTCATCTCCAGTTGTCCCATCACTCTGAACCAGGCGGCGGACGGGACTCCTTACATCGCCTCCAACATGTACCTGGTGCCATTGGACCCCATACCCAAGCGCTTCCGGATACCGGCCGACACGGAAGGCCGCGTCCGGGGAGGCGGATGGACCCGGCAGAAACTGTACCTCTGGCCCTTGAGCGACGACCGGACCAGCCTGGAGGCGCCGATCCTGGGCCGCCACTGCAAGGCCGAATTCGGTCCGGCTCCGAGCGGTTCCATGTGGCGGGTGGACCATCCCTCGTCCACCACGGTTCAACTGGCCGACGGCAACTGGCACAACGTCATGGGATACCGGATCCACGACGACGTGGAGAGCCACGAGTTGCCGTCTCCACCCCAGACGGGGGCGTACCTGGAAGAGGTCATCTCTGCGGGAGAACCGATTCCCAACTGGAGATTCTGA
- a CDS encoding J domain-containing protein — MTDIEQAFRILDLKPGATVKEIVEARDDLLALWDPSRLKSHPRLRSKAAVKIREIHDAYQVLMQHPGQKEARADAEASVARVPSPVSEAGPGPSADAPLPPASGTASLFDEVFRDRKTEKRRRLPMAPILAGAVVVLSAVLVLLLIGGGEAPTETAPAAVTDPAPEPPVPPAPVGTPVDAGSGQTAASSATTAVDSDPVETDESGAGTTPTASPPQQEIKPPPKARAAAAPEPAPLPPPKPEKPKPPRPPRPGDRPVLVREPDGGTAPTAGTPPAPERKSADEEAEKRQLEEAEKAYRDLLSGSKAAQRLVDGQVPSTRFAEWSIAGRRGSELLVDLIAEQFGGQPVHFVWGVDTATGRVKALSQAARQLEQVVAGE; from the coding sequence ATGACCGATATCGAGCAAGCCTTTCGCATCCTGGACCTGAAGCCGGGAGCCACCGTCAAGGAAATCGTGGAGGCTCGTGACGATCTCCTGGCGCTGTGGGACCCGAGCCGCCTGAAATCGCACCCGCGGCTCCGGTCCAAGGCCGCCGTCAAGATCCGGGAGATTCACGACGCCTACCAGGTCCTGATGCAGCATCCCGGACAGAAAGAGGCCCGCGCCGACGCGGAGGCCTCCGTCGCAAGGGTTCCTTCTCCGGTTTCGGAGGCCGGCCCCGGTCCGTCGGCGGACGCGCCCCTTCCCCCCGCCAGCGGTACGGCGTCCCTCTTCGACGAGGTCTTTCGAGACCGCAAGACCGAGAAGCGGCGCCGCCTGCCCATGGCACCCATTCTGGCCGGAGCGGTGGTGGTTCTGTCGGCGGTCCTGGTCCTGCTTCTGATCGGCGGTGGAGAAGCTCCAACGGAAACGGCTCCGGCCGCCGTCACGGATCCCGCACCCGAGCCGCCGGTCCCCCCCGCGCCTGTCGGGACGCCCGTCGACGCCGGTTCCGGCCAAACTGCGGCTTCCAGCGCCACCACGGCCGTCGACTCGGATCCCGTCGAGACCGATGAATCCGGCGCCGGCACTACCCCGACCGCCTCCCCTCCCCAGCAGGAGATCAAGCCGCCACCGAAGGCACGGGCCGCCGCTGCGCCCGAACCGGCCCCCTTGCCACCCCCCAAACCGGAAAAGCCCAAGCCCCCGCGGCCGCCGCGCCCGGGGGACCGGCCGGTCCTGGTCCGGGAGCCTGACGGCGGGACAGCCCCGACCGCCGGCACACCCCCCGCGCCTGAGCGGAAGTCCGCCGACGAGGAGGCGGAAAAGCGCCAGTTGGAGGAGGCCGAAAAGGCTTACCGGGACCTGTTGTCGGGATCGAAGGCGGCGCAACGGCTGGTGGACGGCCAGGTTCCCAGCACGCGTTTCGCGGAATGGAGCATCGCCGGCCGCCGGGGCTCGGAACTCCTGGTGGATCTGATTGCCGAACAGTTCGGCGGACAACCGGTGCATTTTGTCTGGGGAGTGGACACGGCGACCGGAAGGGTGAAGGCGTTGAGCCAGGCGGCCCGCCAACTGGAACAGGTCGTTGCCGGAGAATGA
- a CDS encoding tyrosine-type recombinase/integrase, whose translation MGIYKVKDRRGRRRFVVSKYWPHGSGRLRMYAPNYRSAQALQTRIESSILDGTWKHLKEELAGGKRTIWTVHSFYERFLEEYCKPRMRSWRSYEGSFKSLNAMLGNIPLKEFQRKDLHRYVAQRKEQVKPATVNRAIAAISKLFSYALECGEVDTHPLIRFPKLKEPKKVFRPLTVRQFRDLVEAVDNPYLQAMIAVIGETGIRKGEALSLTWKRVDLDRGLLWVELTKNDRTREIPLSQYATGYLTGLPRYLNTSYVFVNSRTETRWVNPDQPLRCAAERVGLKVGFHDLRRFRCSHWLMQGVDVRTVQKLMGHSAISTTMRYAGYVSSHALASIREAQATEDSQTQPATNRQRVRTKREHLEGRIEINY comes from the coding sequence ATGGGCATCTACAAGGTGAAGGATCGCCGGGGGAGACGACGTTTCGTCGTCAGCAAGTACTGGCCGCATGGATCCGGTCGGCTCCGAATGTACGCCCCCAACTACCGGAGCGCACAGGCGCTTCAAACACGAATCGAGTCCAGCATCCTGGACGGCACCTGGAAGCACCTCAAGGAGGAGCTCGCCGGTGGGAAACGCACCATCTGGACGGTGCACAGCTTCTACGAGCGTTTTCTCGAGGAGTACTGCAAACCTCGCATGCGTTCCTGGCGGAGCTATGAGGGTTCGTTCAAGAGCCTCAATGCCATGCTGGGGAACATTCCCCTGAAGGAGTTCCAACGCAAGGACCTGCACCGCTACGTCGCCCAGAGGAAGGAACAAGTCAAACCGGCCACGGTGAACCGCGCCATCGCCGCCATCAGCAAGCTATTTTCCTACGCGCTGGAGTGCGGGGAAGTGGACACGCACCCGCTGATTCGGTTCCCCAAACTCAAGGAGCCGAAGAAGGTCTTCCGGCCTTTGACGGTCCGACAGTTCCGCGACCTGGTCGAGGCGGTGGACAATCCCTACCTGCAAGCCATGATCGCGGTGATCGGCGAGACGGGAATTCGAAAGGGAGAAGCATTGTCGCTCACCTGGAAGCGGGTGGACCTGGACCGAGGATTGCTCTGGGTGGAACTCACCAAGAACGACAGGACGAGGGAGATCCCACTGTCGCAGTATGCCACCGGATATCTGACAGGGCTCCCACGGTACCTGAACACCTCATACGTCTTTGTCAACAGCCGGACGGAGACGAGATGGGTGAATCCCGACCAGCCTCTGCGTTGCGCTGCCGAGAGAGTTGGGTTGAAGGTCGGATTTCACGATCTGAGGCGATTCCGGTGCAGCCACTGGCTGATGCAGGGTGTGGACGTGAGGACGGTGCAGAAGCTGATGGGCCACTCGGCCATCAGCACGACCATGCGGTATGCGGGGTACGTCAGTTCGCATGCGCTTGCCAGCATTCGGGAGGCACAGGCTACCGAAGACTCCCAAACGCAACCGGCAACAAACAGGCAACGGGTAAGAACCAAGAGGGAACATTTAGAGGGGAGAATTGAGATAAACTATTGA
- a CDS encoding IS5 family transposase has product MSQRTFADLEYDTKKRVTRREKFLARMDGLIPWEHLEARIEPFYPKAGRGRRPYPLSTMLRVHCVQLFYNLSDPGMEDLLYEVESVRRFVGLKLTGPLPDETTILKFRHRLEEHGLGEALFEEIGSHLQRQGLRLSRGTIVDASILAAPSSTKNREGARDPEMHQTKKGKQWYFGMKAHLGVDAQTGVAHTVVTAPANEHDVTRASELLHGSESQVWGDSGYQGVQKRSENRDRPMDWQVMMKPGKRWQLSPESEAALAERRKASVRAKAEHVFGYLKRHFGYAKVRYRGLAKNTQRIYLLVGFANLMIAERSGVTA; this is encoded by the coding sequence ATGTCGCAACGGACGTTCGCAGATCTGGAATACGACACCAAGAAGCGGGTGACCCGTCGAGAGAAGTTTCTGGCCCGCATGGACGGGTTGATTCCGTGGGAGCACTTGGAAGCCCGGATTGAGCCGTTTTACCCGAAAGCGGGACGGGGCCGGCGTCCCTACCCGCTCTCGACGATGCTGCGGGTTCACTGCGTGCAGCTGTTTTACAACCTGAGCGATCCGGGGATGGAGGATCTGCTCTATGAGGTGGAGTCGGTGCGGCGGTTCGTGGGCCTGAAGCTCACGGGGCCGCTGCCGGACGAGACGACGATTCTGAAGTTCCGTCATCGGCTGGAGGAGCATGGTCTGGGGGAGGCGCTGTTCGAGGAGATCGGTTCTCACCTGCAGCGGCAAGGCCTGCGGCTGAGCCGGGGGACGATCGTGGACGCGAGTATCCTGGCGGCGCCTTCCTCGACCAAGAACAGGGAGGGGGCGCGGGACCCGGAGATGCATCAGACGAAGAAGGGAAAACAGTGGTATTTCGGAATGAAGGCCCACCTGGGGGTGGACGCCCAGACGGGGGTGGCGCACACGGTGGTGACGGCTCCGGCCAACGAGCATGACGTGACGCGGGCCTCCGAATTGCTGCACGGCTCGGAGTCGCAAGTTTGGGGGGATTCCGGATACCAGGGAGTGCAGAAGCGGTCGGAGAATCGAGATCGGCCGATGGATTGGCAGGTGATGATGAAGCCCGGGAAGCGTTGGCAGCTGTCGCCGGAGAGTGAGGCGGCGTTGGCCGAGCGGCGCAAGGCATCGGTTCGGGCGAAGGCCGAACATGTGTTCGGGTACCTGAAACGGCATTTCGGCTACGCCAAGGTGCGCTACCGCGGGCTGGCGAAAAACACCCAACGGATCTATCTGCTGGTGGGATTCGCCAATCTGATGATCGCCGAGCGCTCCGGTGTGACCGCCTGA